The Naumovozyma dairenensis CBS 421 chromosome 3, complete genome genome has a window encoding:
- the ATP22 gene encoding Atp22p (similar to Saccharomyces cerevisiae ATP22 (YDR350C); ancestral locus Anc_5.405) has protein sequence MLCQSRITWKPILSISTRLIHNQQVPTIRDNDSQLTDDNKKGQKIYSIIQRKKIDYFYKQTTSLTPRLVNLIDSIQNPFKLKAVIKHLQNHYGKERWPSFLSHLTKFSKDPDLFILKTHTHLNRKQYSIFIQKLRTIITTNDLPSEKKRQELYKLINLQYILFSRKEPFHCFILPDDIHKWFFENINKKGNEIFNHYKFLIDNDIHLSSSLHVQLLLRKLLQGSELDIQLVTFRMFFQFNSNRSKYVNSKTRDIHFIKFVKLYDLNFMILLINKYIQRNDFRLINLYLKALLEKLRLHRTINNDKHPNFKELEQKRQLAFIKFNNMLIHIVSKIGNIHLFTSIITFQIKYLQDFVPNSLKGNDSTILNLLHKPIHDFIRLLKSNGNQDDVFKLCVQLQKINAFQINKSYRFKNLILFELISSLKSLKDPKLSTQYLLSIYPLHESEKLAILLNNLNLWGWIFHDQPIKLSNSKLQSELQNIMNTSLLSDDMKLKKITPNIISPFISQIYSVLIETKFELMGETIYGKENYKAFLLNIYSNYKSYLQHSIIPNVASSSKNKLLLWKHNTSILNIILTAIKSKLYDTKLAYNVLLDFTSNSHFLKKIKMKNNNSFCPFSTVIYNSDQILTEHDLFKLFQIMEDNNVPLSFKTCVAMVFRYLKIDNKPLAKQWYDKILRVGFPINHFSLIKIIKENGWDFPLGFDKSLLEKLQQNEQSLSQSSSISETDQALLLDSNINALEDIEETASFPDSYLQNVQHKKTDNSQIDELLGLIATLKD, from the coding sequence ATGCTATGTCAATCTCGAATAACGTGGAAACCTATCCTTTCCATTTCTACAAGGCTAATTCATAATCAACAGGTACCTACTATACGAGATAACGATAGTCAATTAAcagatgataataaaaagggtcagaaaatttattccataatacaaaggaaaaaaattgattatttcTATAAACAAACAACTTCATTGACTCCAAGATTAGTCAACTTAATAGATTCTATACAAAATCCATTTAAATTGAAAGCAGTCATTAAACATTTACAAAATCATTATGGTAAAGAAAGATGGCCTTCATTTTTATCACATTTGACCAAATTCTCCAAAGATCCTGATCTATTCATATTGAAAACTCATACTCATTTGAATCGAAAACAATACTCCATTTTCATCCAGAAATTGAGAACTATAATAACTACAAATGATTTACCTtctgaaaagaaaagacaAGAACTGTACaagttaataaatttacaATATATACTATTCTCAAGAAAGGAACCTTTCCATTGTTTCATATTACCTGATGATATCCATAAATGGTTTTTCGAAAACATAAACAAGAAAGgaaatgaaatattcaatcattataaatttttaattgataatgatatacatttatcatcatcattacatgtacaattattattaagaaagtTATTACAAGGTTCAGAATTGGATATTCAATTAGTTACCTTTAGAAtgtttttccaattcaattcaaacAGATCAAAATATGTCAATTCCAAAACTAGAGatattcatttcattaaattcgttaaattatatgatttaaattttatgattttgttaattaataaatatattcaaagaaatgatTTTAGATTAATTAATCTGTATTTGAAAGcattattggaaaaattgaGATTACATCGTACTATCAACAATGACAAACAcccaaatttcaaagaattagaacaaAAGAGACAATTGGcatttatcaaatttaataacATGCTAATCCATATAGTAAGCAAAATTGGTAACATACATTTATTTACATCAATAATTACCTTccaaattaaatatttgcAAGATTTCGTTCCAAACTCTTTGAAAGGTAATGATTCAACAATtctaaatttattacatAAACCAATACATGATTTCATTAgattattgaaatcaaatgGGAACCAAGATGATGTATTCAAACTATGCGTACAACTTCAAAAGATAAATGCGTtccaaattaataaaaGTTATcgttttaaaaatttaatacTTTTCGAATtgatatcttcattaaaatcattaaaggATCCAAAATTATCTACacaatatttattatcaatatacCCACTCCATGAATCTGAAAAACTAGCTATccttttgaataatttgaatttatggGGATGGATCTTTCATGACCAACcaataaaattatcaaattctaAATTACAATCAGAACtccaaaatataatgaatacAAGCCTACTCTCTGATgatatgaaattgaaaaagataaCTCCTAATATAATTTCACCATTTATATCCCAAATATATTCCGTATTAATCGAAACTAAATTCGAACTTATGGGTGAAACCATAtatggaaaagaaaattataaagCATTCTTATTGAATATCTATTCCAATTATAAATCATACCTTCAACATTCAATCATACCTAATGTTGCATCGAGttccaaaaataaattactaCTATGGAAACATAATACATCAATCTTAAACATCATTCTAACGGCAATTAAGTCGAAATTGTATGATACAAAATTGGCATATAATGTATTATTGGATTTCACTTCAAATTCACATTTCCTGAAAAAGATTAAAATGAAGAACAATAATTCATTCTGTCCCTTTTCAACAGTGATTTATAATAGTGATCAAATCCTAACAGAACATGATCTATTTAAATTGTTCCAAATTATGGAGGATAATAACGTCCCCTTATCGTTTAAAACTTGTGTAGCAATGGTTTTCAgatatttaaaaatagaTAATAAACCATTAGCAAAACAATGGtatgataaaattttaCGAGTTGGGTTCCCAATTAATCATTTCTctttaattaaaataataaaggaaAATGGATGGGATTTCCCGCTTGGatttgataaatcattattagaaaaattacaacaaaACGAACAGAGCTTGTCACAATCATCGTCAATATCGGAGACTGACCAAGCTTTACTTTTAGATTCAAATATTAACGCACTAGAAGATATTGAGGAAACAGCATCCTTTCCTGATAGTTATCTCCAAAATGTACAACACAAAAAAACTGATAATTCACAAATCGATGAATTATTAGGATTGATAGCCACattaaaagattaa
- the NDAI0C04650 gene encoding uncharacterized protein (similar to Saccharomyces cerevisiae SBE2 (YDR351W) and SBE22 (YHR103W); ancestral locus Anc_5.407), with amino-acid sequence MSAPQIFTKLDTLKEEDSSNLTSPIEPTATTLNSPSLPSKPLNLGRIGKNRPSDSVLLLSSSKIGARTNVTAAAAAAAAVTVPRHDHDYHNPRPISEESILTRTTDIFSSDTNSESFSSISNELENTTYDDQSMDNIDMHVVNQLEATINNMEFLSINNDNGDKSMDMDMNMDMDLSFGTQSFSTIGPISRNSTIRQQSSLIHENTRYSYKSNITSRQNSINSKYSTTSSASASASASTSTSASAFAFALPSSAPTAANLPKACNRSNSYSQASQTKFQNNRNKNNNRKKSNSNNNNNNNNNTVKTLYPLKHSHSMIINNSLPMYDNNIDNTTNKSSFMTPSQKFRLRKEQKGKELRKIIKEKEQFYEESEKISDLEIIDGDINDSLIWNIPTASISTTSFISDNNNNKNKTRAKKNLNRPLMHSQFSLSTTSIPGINSVSDTQYFQETTNDLSSLYVNDSKTITKSKLQKRHYSADHLPLSMKHASDSGLEDLLLVSNDKLKFISSSRPSWLPPKDPIEMTFHNLCISENLNRLSNDQLKLNQANDELLKIDQLNISTYERLLKNDNYNHHHHHHHHHHDLKTLKKIIWQTKLPNNLITNLFLMTFKNVEEEHSFDSFENVLRLLNKMKFPTDKEFQINQLIENNINNKLSGYIQPISDQLHSNLMLLLQLKSISQHGLVIGDDLLFYHFLLLIHNNNNDDGQEQELDVNDLSTIWNIVNKIQVTCFNEHYKEQYDINVLKKAQSLSFLNKPEFKNELNSNCLNFNTIWNVFERLDHDLFLWIISIIFTLTMYQNLKSKRKSNYKISISFTINILINYHFGFNDFQHLNDLEDANFCIPMPIPITRDSNDEQLNSNRTFIKKWLHYYETI; translated from the coding sequence ATGTCCGCACCACAAATATTTACCAAATTAGATACGCTGAAGGAGGAAGATTCCTCCAATCTAACATCTCCCATTGAACCTACAGCCACAACTCTAAATTCCCCCTCGTTGCCATCTAAACCATTGAACTTGGGAAGAATAGGTAAAAACAGACCAAGTGACagtgtattattattatcttcatcgaAAATTGGTGCTAGAACTAATGTAAcagctgctgctgctgctgctgctgctgtaACAGTCCCTAGACATGACCACGACTATCATAACCCAAGACCTATCTCTGAAGAATCAATCCTAACAAGAACAACTGATATTTTTTCCTCAGATACAAATTCTGAATCGTTTTCATCCATTtctaatgaattggaaaatactACGTATGATGATCAATCCATGGACAATATCGATATGCATGTAGTAAATCAATTGGAAGcaacaataaataatatggaATTCTTATCCATAAATAATGACAATGGTGATAAAAGCATGGATATGGATATGAATATGGATATGGATTTATCCTTCGGAACTCAATCATTTTCAACCATAGGTCCAATAAGTAGAAACTCCACCATAAGGCAACAATCATCCTTGATACATGAAAATACTAGATATTCttataaatcaaatataaCTAGTCGTCAAAACTCTATTAACTCTAAATATTCCACTACCTCCTCTGCATCCGCATCCGCATCCGCATCCACATCCACATCCGCATCTGCGTTTGCATTTGCTTTACCATCCTCAGCACCTACAGCAGCTAATTTACCCAAAGCATGTAATAGAAGTAATTCCTATTCCCAAGCATCACAaacaaaatttcaaaataatagaaacaaaaacaacaacaggaAGAAGAGTAAcagtaataacaataacaataataataataatactgtTAAAACTTTATATCCATTGAAACATTCACATAGTATGattataaataattcaCTTCCAATGTATGACAacaatattgataatacaactaataaatcatcGTTCATGACACCATCTCAAAAATTTAGATTACGTAAAGAACAAAAGGGTAAAGAATTAaggaaaattattaaagaaaaggaacaaTTTTATGAAGAATCTGAAAAAATATCCGATTTAGAAATAATTGATGGTGACATAAATGATTCGTTAATATGGAATATTCCAACAGCATCTATCTCAACAACTTCATTCATatcagataataataacaataaaaacaaaacacGCGCAAAGAAAAATCTTAATAGACCTTTAATGCATTCACAATTCTCTCTTTCAACAACATCAATTCCAGGTATTAATTCTGTATCAGATACACAATATTTCCAAGAAACAACAAATGAtctttcatcattatatgTAAATGATTCCAAAACAATAACTAAATCCAAATTACAAAAGAGACATTATTCAGCAGATCATTTACCCTTATCAATGAAACATGCAAGTGATTCGGGTCtagaagatttattattagtatcaaatgataaattgaaatttataaGTTCTTCAAGACCAAGTTGGTTACCACCAAAGGATCCCATTGAAATGACATTCCATAATTTATGTATCTctgaaaatttaaatcgtttatcaaatgatcaattgaaattgaatcaagCTAATGATGagttattgaaaattgatCAACTAAATATATCAACCTACGAAAGGTTATTAAAGAACGATaattataatcatcatcatcatcatcatcatcatcatcatgatCTCAAAACactgaaaaaaattatatggCAAACTAAATTACCGAATAATTTAATCactaatttatttttaatgaCTTTTAAAAATGTAGAAGAGGAACATTCATTCGATTCATTCGAGAATGTTTTaagattattaaataaaatgaaattcCCAACAGataaagaatttcaaataaaccaattaattgaaaacaacATTAACAATAAACTTTCCGGATATATTCAACCCATTTCTGATCAACTTCATTCCAAtttaatgttattattacaattgaaATCTATTTCTCAACATGGTTTAGTCATCGgagatgatttattattttaccATTTCCTTTTACTAATTcataacaacaacaatgaTGACGGACAAGAACAGGAACTTGATGTGAATGatttatcaacaatttGGAATATCGTAAATAAAATACAAGTAACATGTTTCAATGAACATTATAAGGAACAATATGATATCAATGTCTTGAAGAAGGCTcaatcattatcattcttaAACAAACCggaatttaaaaatgaattaaattcaaactGTTTGAACTTCAATACAATATGGAATGtatttgaaagattggatcatgatttatttctttggaTAATTAGTATCATATTCACTTTGACAATGTACCAGAACTTGAAGTCCAAACGGAAGTCAAATTATAAAATCTCAATTTCATTCAcgataaatatattgatcAATTATCATTTCggatttaatgattttcaACATTTGAACGATTTAGAAGATGCTAATTTTTGTATACCGATGCCAATCCCTATCACAAGGGATTCGAATGATGAACAATTGAATAGTAACAGAACTTTCATAAAGAAGTGGTTACATTATTATGAAAccatttaa
- the YPQ2 gene encoding Ypq2p (similar to Saccharomyces cerevisiae YDR352W; ancestral locus Anc_5.408) → MTELDNCAQSIWPLISNINGSLSFISSFISLLPQIIETYHDKTVIGLSPYFLLAWLCGDITSLIGAILTDQLSFQIILAIYFLFNDLFVCGQYYYYGIIHKNKLATMSHEPKPLLTTIDIDMDNNTNSNTNGDDDHSSNSNGLEAIRSRDSSQRRAALITALTIANSINSAEAQSLPPPSSSPVLRNNRIGTILSWMGASFYVGARIPQLYRNYKRKSTDGLSPFLFATTLLGNITYNVSIFTSCNVLMNDDKIGFIKNEMPFIFGSAGTIIFDLIYFYQYYVLYADDLKLRELEREIMEECSNEDVDGQGVEVSERTALLL, encoded by the coding sequence ATGACAGAACTCGATAATTGTGCTCAATCCATATGGCCACTCATATCCAATATCAATGGCTCCCTTTCATTCATAAGTTCCTTCATATCCCTTCTACCCCAAATAATAGAAACATATCATGATAAGACAGTCATTGGTTTATCACCATATTTTTTACTAGCATGGTTATGTGGTGATATAACATCATTAATAGGTGCCATTTTAACTGATCAATTATCCTTCCAAATCATATTGGCGatttatttcctttttaatgatttatttgtttgtggacaatattactattatgGGATCattcataaaaataaattagcTACTATGAGTCATGAACCTAAACCGCTACTCACAACAATTGACATCGATATGGATAATAACACCAATTCTAACACGAACGGAGATGATGACCATTCAAGCAACTCCAACGGGTTGGAAGCAATAAGAAGTAGAGATAGCAGTCAAAGAAGGGCTGCTTTAATCACAGCATTGACCATTGCAAATTCTATAAATAGTGCTGAAGCACAATCGCTACCACCACCTTCATCATCTCCAGTCTTAAGAAATAATCGAATCGGTACAATATTATCATGGATGGGGGCAAGTTTCTACGTCGGAGCAAGGATACCACAACTATATAGGAATTATAAGAGGAAGTCCACCGATGGATTGTCTCCTTTCTTGTTTGCGACTACATTGTTGGGGAATATCACTTATAATGTTAGTATTTTCACAAGTTGTAATGTATTGATGAATGATGATAAGATTGGGTTTATTAAGAATGAAATGCCATTCATATTCGGGAGTGCGGGCACTATTATATTCgatttgatttatttttatcaatattatgtattatatgctgatgatttgaaattaagaGAATTGGAACGAGAAATAATGGAAGAGTGTAGTAATGAAGATGTTGATGGACAAGGAGTCGAGGTATCAGAAAGGACTGCATTGTTATTATGA
- the TRR1 gene encoding thioredoxin-disulfide reductase TRR1 (similar to Saccharomyces cerevisiae TRR1 (YDR353W) and TRR2 (YHR106W); ancestral locus Anc_5.411) — MYKTIQTNTLIQSLYKSTPNILSLQRMAHSKVTIVGSGPAAHTAAIYLARAEMKPTLFEGMLANGIAAGGQLTTTTEIENFPGFPKALTGSELMDKMREQSIRFGTDIITETISKIDLSTRPFKLWSEFNEDGEPTMTSDAIVFATGASAKRLHLPGEDQYWQKGISACAVCDGAVPIFRNKPLAVVGGGDSACEEAQFLTKYGSKVFMIVRKDYLRASTIMQKRAEKNDKIEILYNTVSLEAIGDGKLLNALRIKNVKTNEESELQVNGLFYAIGHTPATKIVQGQVDTDEAGYIKTVPGSTLTSAPGFFAAGDVQDARYRQAVTSAGSGCMAALDAEKYVSELD, encoded by the coding sequence ATGTATAAAACAATACAAACTAATACACTTATCCAATCACTGTACAAAAGCACGCCGAATATATTATCACTACAAAGAATGGCCCATAGCAAAGTAACAATTGTCGGCTCAGGCCCCGCTGCCCACACAGCAGCCATCTACTTGGCAAGAGCCGAAATGAAGCcaacattatttgaagGTATGTTAGCTAATGGTATTGCTGCAGGTGGTCAATTAACCACTACTACGGAGATTGAGAACTTTCCTGGATTCCCTAAGGCCTTGACAGGCTCCGAATTAATGGATAAGATGAGAGAACAATCCATTAGATTTGGTACCGATATTATCACAGAAACCATATCTAAAATTGATCTTTCGACGAGACCATTCAAGTTATGGAGTgaatttaatgaagatgGCGAACCCACAATGACTTCTGATGCTATTGTTTTCGCAACGGGGGCTTCCGCCAAGAGATTGCATTTGCCTGGTGAAGATCAATATTGGCAAAAAGGGATTTCTGCTTGTGCAGTTTGTGATGGGGCTGTACCAATATTTAGAAATAAACCTTTAGCTGTTGTTGGTGGTGGTGATTCTGCTTGTGAGGAAGCTCAATTTTTAACTAAATATGGTTCTAAGGTTTTCATGATTGTTAGGAAGGATTATTTGAGAGCATCCACCATTATGCAAAAACGTGCTGAAAAGAACGATAAGATTGAAATCTTGTATAATACTGTCAGTTTAGAAGCAATAGGTGACggaaaattattgaatgccttgagaataaaaaatgtaaagACTAATGAAGAAAGTGAATTACAAGTTAATGGTTTATTTTATGCTATTGGTCATACACCTGCTACTAAGATCGTTCAAGGTCAAGTGGATACCGATGAAGCAGGCTATATCAAAACTGTTCCAGGCTCAACTTTGACTTCTGCTCCTGGATTCTTTGCTGCAGGTGATGTTCAAGATGCTAGATATAGGCAAGCCGTTACATCAGCTGGTTCTGGTTGTATGGCTGCCCTAGATGCAGAGAAATATGTCAGTGAATTAGATTAG